The following coding sequences lie in one Eleginops maclovinus isolate JMC-PN-2008 ecotype Puerto Natales chromosome 21, JC_Emac_rtc_rv5, whole genome shotgun sequence genomic window:
- the LOC134883886 gene encoding palmitoyltransferase ZDHHC20-B-like, which yields MAPTHVLRCCQRSLAWIPVIFIALVVCWSYYAYVVELCVFTIPSIGEQIVYMIFFHLFFIMFVWSYWKTIFTHPANPSKEFCLPKPEKERYEKEERPENQQEILWRAATSLPLYTRTGAGAIRYCDRCQVIKPDRCHHCSACDMCVLKMDHHCPWVNNCVGFSNYKFFILFLAYSLLYCLFIAATVLQYFIKFWTNELPDTHAKFHVLFLFFVAAMFCISILSLFSYHLWLVGKNRSTIEAFRAPVFRAGSDKNGFSLGFRKNIAQVFGDQKKYWLLPIFTSQGDGLLFPTRLVSADVEQQATVTLQQEPSKSVVDVPGSPVSESQNRLLSSKQKTNNIAEHQENNSHTPAESETITISIESES from the exons ATGGCGCCCACTCACGTCCTGAGATGCTGTCAGCGGAGTTTAGCATGGATTCCTGTCATCTTTATCGCCCTGGTGGTCTGCTGGTCCTACTATGCCTACGTGGTGGAGCTTTGTGTCT TCACCATCCCCAGTATAGGAGAGCAGA TCGTGTACATgatcttcttccacctcttctTCATCATGTTCGTATGGTCGTACTGGAAGACCATCTTCACCCATCCGGCAAACCCCTCCAAAGAG TTTTGTTTGCCCAAACCTGAGAAGGAGCGATACGAGAAGGAAGAGAGGCCGGAGAATCAGCAGGAGATCTTATGGAGAGCTGCCACCAGTCTGCCTCTGTACACCCGCACAGGAGCtggag CAATCCGTTACTGTGACCGCTGTCAGGTCATCAAACCTGACCGCTGCCACCACTGCTCCGCCTGCGACAT GTGTGTGCTGAAGATGGACCACCACTGTCCCTG ggtaaACAACTGTGTCGGATTCTCCAACTACAAGTTTTTCATCCTCTTCCTGGCGTACTCGCTGCTGTACTGTCTGTTCATCGCAGCCACCGTGCTGCAGTATTTCATAAAGTTCTGGACA AATGAGCTGCCAGACACTCACGCCAAATTCCATGTCTTGTTTCTGTTCTTTGTGGCGGCCATGTTCTGCATCAGCATTCTGTCTCTCTTCAGCTACCACCTGTGGCTCGTAGGGAAGAACAGATCCACCatag aggCGTTCAGAGCCCCGGTGTTCAGAGCCGGCTCTGATAAGAATGGCTTCTCTCTGGGCTTCCGGAAGAATATCGCTCAGGTGTTTGGAGACCAGAAGAAGTACTGGCTGCTGCCTATCTTCACCAG TCAGGGGGACGGCCTGCTGTTCCCCACCCGGCTGGTCAGCGCTGATGTGGAGCAGCAGGCCACGGTCACCCTGCAGCAGGAGCCCAGTAAAAG CGTTGTTGATGTCCCCGGGAGTCCTGTGAGCGAGTCTCAGAATCGCCTCCTGAGCAGCAAGCAGAAGACCAACAACATCGCAGAGCATCAGGAGAACAACTCCCACACACCAG CTGAAAGTGAAACCATCACAATCTCCATCGAGAGCGAGTCCTAG
- the LOC134883887 gene encoding arylamine N-acetyltransferase 2-like, with protein MSSVEMQMDAYLSRIGFSRSPSRSLHVLQTVHTCHLLSVPFENLTVHSGGQVKLDLPHLYEKIVLQRRGGFCFENNSLFAWLLTQMGFQVTLLSAQVRNQPTGYYGPPFDHLILMVSLDGQRWLCDVGFGVPGFRTPLSLDTSGPQEQGHRVYRIREQRNDAAGMHFLEWQQDEIRGADGEWTEIYKFTLDPRRMEDYAEMCQYHQSSPCSLFFCKSLCTMLTPGGRLTYIGRRLTTTTFPTEGTALETSTRELQDDEIPGVLKEKFGIVLKSPLVPKDEPMTPLRVVY; from the exons ATGAGTTCTGTTGAAATGCAAATGGACGCGTATTTGTCTCGAATCGGGTTCTCTAGATCCCCCTCGCGCAGCCTGCACGTGCTGCAGACGGTGCACACCTGTCACCTGCTGTCGGTGCCGTTTGAGAACCTGACGGTGCACAGCGGGGGGCAGGTGAAGCTGGACCTGCCTCACCTGTATGAGAAGATCGTGCTGCAGCGCAGGGGGGGGTTCTGCTTTGAGAATAACAGCCTGTTCGCCTGGCTGCTGACCCAGATGGGCTTCCAGGTGACCCTTCTCTCAGCCCAGGTGAGGAACCAACCAACGGGCTACTACGGACCTCCTTTTGACCACCTCATCCTCATGGTGAGCCTGGATGGGCAGCGCTGGCTCTGCGATGTTGGGTTTGGTGTCCCGGGCTTCAGGACCCCCCTCTCGTTGGACACCAGTGGCCCCCAGGAGCAGGGCCACAGAGTGTACCGCATAAgagagcagag GAATGATGCTGCAGGGATGCACTTCCTGGAGTGGCAGCAGGACGAGATCAGAGGAGCAGATGGAGAGTGGACCGAGATCTACAAGTTCACCCTGGACCCTCGGCGCATGGAGGACTATGCGGAGATGTGTCAGTACCACCAGAGCTCGCCATGCTCCCTCTTCTTCTGCAAGTCCCTGTGCACCATGCTCACCCCCGGGGGGAGGCTCACCTACATCGGCCGCAGACTGACCACCACCACGTTCCCCACAGAGGGCACGGCATTGGAGACCTCCACCCGAGAGCTGCAGGATGACGAGATACCCGGCGTTCTCAAGGAGAAGTTTGGAATTGTGCTAAAATCTCCGCTTGTACCAAAAGATGAGCCGATGACACCACTTCGAGTCGTGTATTGA